A region of Rhodamnia argentea isolate NSW1041297 chromosome 9, ASM2092103v1, whole genome shotgun sequence DNA encodes the following proteins:
- the LOC115726574 gene encoding desmethyl-deoxy-podophyllotoxin synthase-like: MLGFSPFAFILPCLLFLFMLIKIFKARSSNALKLPPGPKKLPLIGNLHQLISPELPHHHLNNLAKTYGPIYHLKVGELTLIILATPEIAREVLKKHEINFAQKPLFPSLEMMGDMSSSFMYAPYGEYWRQLRKICVLELLSVKSVRSFQSIREDETSNLVQFVRSLQGCPLNLTNKITSCLNAIISRAAFGQSYKHQEYLSALKEAIEQVGGFNFADVFPSLRILRYVRGRKWRLDSIRRRCDQISNDILNDHRRQRENLSCTREDSFVKEDFVDVLLRIQESNELGFPLTDNHIKSLILEFFGGGTDTTSVTVEWAMSELLKNPQVMANAQAEVREALKGKDQVQDSDLEDLKYLKSVIKETLRLHPPVPLVPREARKSCKIKGYDIPAKSRVLIHAGALGRDPNHWEDPEKFQPERFLESPVDFIGTYYHFIPFGFGRRVCPGIAFAMANIELLLALLLYHFDWALPDGQTPEELDMIEDFAATVRRKSDLYAIATLPSHGHASRPGGFQA; the protein is encoded by the exons ATGCTCGGTTTCAGTCCTTTTGCCTTCATCCTGCCTTGTCTTCTCTTTCTgttcatgctcatcaagatttTCAAAGCAAGAAGTTCCAATGCTTTGAAGTTACCCCCGGGGCCAAAGAAACTGCCCCTTATCGGAAATTTGCACCAGTTGATAAGTCCCGAGCTGCCACACCATCATCTGAACAACCTAGCGAAAACCTATGGCCCGATTTATCACCTCAAGGTCGGTGAGCTCACGCTCATCATTCTTGCGACTCCTGAGATTGCCAGAGAGGTCCTGAAGAAACACGAGATCAACTTCGCTCAGAAGCCACTATTCCCATCTTTAGAGATGATGGGCGACAtgagctcaagcttcatgtatgCGCCTTACGGAGAATATTGGAGGCAGCTTCGCAAGATTTGTGTCTTGGAACTTCTCAGCGTCAAAAGCGTTCGGTCTTTCCAATCAATAAGAGAAGATGAGACGAGCAATCTGGTCCAGTTCGTGCGCTCATTGCAGGGTTGCCCTCTCAATCTCACCAACAAGATCACTTCCTGCTTAAATGCCATAATATCCAGAGCAGCATTTGGTCAAAGCTACAAGCACCAGGAGTACCTTTCAGCTCTTAAAGAAGCAATCGAACAGGTCGGCGGGTTTAACTTCGCAGATGTTTTCCCATCCCTCAGAATACTTCGTTATGTTAGGGGGAGGAAATGGAGGCTAGACAGTATTCGGCGAAGATGTGATCAAATTTCGAATGATATTCTCAATGATCATAGGAGGCAGAGAGAAAACTTAAGTTGTACCCGAGAAGATAGCTTTGTCAAGGAAGATTTTGTTGATGTACTTTTACGGATTCAAGAGTCGAACGAACTTGGATTCCCTCTTACCGACAACCACATTAAATCTCTAATCCTG GAATTCTTTGGTGGTGGAACCGATACGACATCGGTAACAGTAGAATGGGCGATGTCGGAATTGCTCAAGAACCCACAAGTGATGGCGAATGCGCAGGCTGAGGTACGCGAGGCATTGAAAGGAAAGGATCAAGTGCAAGACTCGGATCTTGAAGATCTCAAGTACTTAAAATCAGTCATCAAAGAGACTCTTAGGTTACACCCTCCGGTACCATTAGTCCCCCGAGAAGCAAGGAAATCATGCAAGATCAAGGGCTACGATATACCTGCGAAATCAAGGGTGCTTATTCATGCCGGGGCATTAGGAAGGGATCCAAATCACTGGGAAGACCCGGAAAAATTCCAGCCGGAGAGGTTTCTTGAATCACCAGTAGACTTCATTGGGACATATTATCATTTCATTCCGTTTGGTTTCGGCAGGAGGGTGTGCCCGGGCATCGCTTTTGCCATGGCCAATATTGAGCTCTTACTGGCACTCTTGCTATACCATTTCGACTGGGCACTTCCAGATGGGCAAACTCCTGAAGAGCTGGATATGATCGAGGATTTTGCGGCCACAGTCAGGAGAAAGAGTGATCTTTATGCGATTGCCACCCTTCCTAGTCATGGCCATGCATCACGGCCTGGAGGTTTTCAAGCTTGA